The following proteins are encoded in a genomic region of Arachis stenosperma cultivar V10309 chromosome 4, arast.V10309.gnm1.PFL2, whole genome shotgun sequence:
- the LOC130976582 gene encoding isovaleryl-CoA dehydrogenase, mitochondrial-like, producing the protein MWSTNGPVAQTLVVYAKTDITAGSKGITAFIIKKGMPGFSTAQKLDKLGMRGSDTCELAFENCFVSEENVLWEVGKGVYVMMSGLVLERLGLAAGPLGIMQACLDVVLPYVGQREQFGHPIGEFQFIQGKVADMYTLSSSRAYVYSVARDCNNEKVDAKDCAGIILTAAERATQVALQAKQCLGGNGYVNEYPTCRLLRDAKLYENGAGTSEIRRMIIGRELFKEQ; encoded by the exons ATGTGGTCTACTAATGGTCCAGTCGCTCAAACATTG GTTGTCTATGCAAAGACAGACATAACAGCTGGGTCAAAAGGAATCACTGCATTCATCATCAAGAAGGGAATGCCAGG ATTCAGCACGGCCCAGAAATTGGATAAACTTGGGATGCGAGGAAGTGATAC ATGTGAACTCGCGTTTGAGAATTGCTTTGTTTCTGAAGAAAATGTTCTTTGGGAAGTAGGAAAAG GAGTCTATGTCATGATGTCTGGTTTGGTTCTGGAGAGACTTGGTTTGGCAGCTGGTCCCCTGGGTATCATGCAGGCATGTCTTGATGTGGTCCTTCCTTATGTTGGACAAAGAGAGCAGTTCGGTCATCCTATTGGGGAATTTCAGTTTATACAG GGGAAAGTTGCCGACATGTATACTTTATCGTCCTCAAG GGCTTATGTGTATTCGGTGGCTCGGGACTGCAACAATGAAAAAGTAGACGCAAAG G ATTGTGCTGGAATTATACTTACAGCAGCTGAGAGAGCAACCCAAGTTGCTTTGCAG GCAAAACAATGTTTGGGAGGAAATGGATATGTGAATGAGTATCCAACTTGTCGTCTTCTGAGAGATGCCAAACTATATGAGAATGGTGCAGGAACTAGTGAGATCAGAAGAATGATTATTGGACGTGAACTCTTCAAGGAGCAGTAG